In the genome of Qipengyuania seohaensis, one region contains:
- a CDS encoding rod shape-determining protein produces the protein MNFHSFGFRRGPDLAIDLGTANMRIMVRGEGVVFDEPSLCYYEKTAGQMKLIAAGRDVLAMVDRVPGTHVVRRPLARGVLQDMEAAAALLAHGLSSVVGKKRRGRLPAMIGIPADATKAEANALLAAADDAGFGRIELVREPFAAAIGAELPVREARASMVVECGAGTTEVAVFSIDGQCRSRSVRLGGLGLDEAITEHLHLRHHFLIGKITAETLKKHLAQDCAEDAEVEIRGRSLHNGLPGTLTLPVSEFHPVLKRHFGRFADAARLVVGEISPDLAADLLSERVVATGGGICAEFLAEAITAECGVPVTIANDPSGCVSRGLMQLLEERAA, from the coding sequence ATGAACTTTCATTCTTTCGGATTCAGGCGCGGACCGGATCTCGCTATCGATCTCGGCACCGCCAACATGCGTATCATGGTGCGAGGCGAAGGCGTGGTCTTCGACGAACCATCCCTGTGCTATTACGAGAAGACGGCCGGTCAGATGAAACTGATTGCAGCGGGTCGGGATGTTTTGGCGATGGTCGATCGGGTTCCCGGAACCCATGTGGTCCGCCGTCCTCTTGCTCGCGGTGTGCTGCAGGATATGGAAGCCGCCGCCGCATTGCTTGCGCATGGATTATCTTCTGTGGTTGGCAAGAAGCGCAGGGGACGTCTTCCAGCCATGATCGGTATTCCGGCGGATGCCACGAAGGCGGAAGCAAATGCATTGCTCGCTGCCGCGGACGATGCCGGCTTCGGGAGGATCGAACTGGTGCGCGAGCCTTTTGCAGCGGCTATCGGGGCAGAACTTCCCGTCCGCGAAGCGCGCGCGTCCATGGTCGTCGAATGCGGCGCCGGAACGACCGAGGTTGCGGTCTTCTCGATCGACGGACAATGCCGTTCGCGCTCCGTGCGTTTGGGCGGTCTCGGCCTCGACGAGGCGATTACCGAACACCTTCATCTGAGGCATCACTTTCTCATAGGCAAAATCACCGCCGAGACGTTGAAGAAGCATCTCGCTCAAGATTGTGCCGAGGACGCGGAAGTGGAAATCAGAGGCCGATCACTGCACAATGGTCTTCCAGGAACGTTGACCTTGCCGGTTTCCGAGTTCCATCCCGTGTTGAAGCGACACTTCGGTCGTTTCGCTGATGCCGCCCGGCTGGTGGTGGGTGAGATATCTCCCGATCTTGCCGCCGACCTGCTGAGCGAGCGCGTTGTCGCCACGGGCGGCGGGATCTGCGCAGAGTTCCTGGCTGAAGCGATCACCGCGGAGTGCGGTGTTCCGGTCACCATCGCCAACGATCCTTCCGGTTGTGTTTCGCGCGGCCTGATGCAGTTATTGGAGGAGCGCGCTGCCTAA
- a CDS encoding DMT family transporter — MWSRAYVLLTFTALFWAGNAIVARAARELVPPVALAFWRWTIALAIILPFAWGHLRRDAPVFRANWKMLLVLGALGIGAFNTLLYTGLQETTALNAMLLQSGQPALILFLGAIFMGDSTALRQIVGAAIALAGVLWIIARGNLGILGTLNFNEGDLVIGLALCLWAIYAVMLRHRPAIHPLSLFAVTLVVGIVGIAPFYALELSSDRYIVLQKESLLAIGYVSIFPSILAYLFFNRGVELIGSAGTGMYMNIMPIMGAGLAIVFLGEHLRSFHAIGMALIVGGILLAGRGSKPLAGAVVSSKTDNIERRDESE, encoded by the coding sequence ATGTGGTCGCGCGCCTACGTGCTCCTTACCTTCACCGCTCTGTTCTGGGCTGGTAACGCAATCGTTGCGCGTGCGGCGCGCGAACTAGTCCCTCCCGTCGCCCTGGCGTTCTGGAGATGGACGATTGCCCTGGCTATCATTCTGCCATTCGCATGGGGCCATTTGCGGCGGGATGCTCCTGTCTTTCGGGCGAACTGGAAAATGCTGCTTGTGCTTGGCGCTCTCGGCATTGGTGCCTTCAACACGCTGCTTTACACCGGATTGCAGGAGACCACCGCGCTCAACGCCATGTTGCTGCAGTCGGGCCAGCCTGCCCTCATTCTGTTTCTTGGCGCGATCTTCATGGGGGACAGCACGGCGCTGCGCCAGATCGTCGGCGCCGCCATCGCGCTGGCCGGTGTGCTCTGGATCATCGCTCGCGGAAACCTTGGTATTCTGGGCACCCTGAATTTCAACGAAGGCGACCTCGTCATCGGTCTCGCACTGTGCCTGTGGGCGATCTACGCAGTAATGCTACGTCATCGCCCGGCAATCCATCCTCTTAGCCTTTTCGCAGTGACCTTGGTCGTCGGCATAGTCGGGATCGCGCCGTTCTATGCGCTGGAACTCAGTTCCGACCGATATATCGTTTTGCAGAAGGAAAGCCTGCTGGCGATCGGATATGTTTCGATTTTTCCGTCTATCCTTGCCTACCTCTTCTTCAACAGGGGCGTGGAACTCATCGGGTCGGCAGGAACCGGCATGTATATGAACATAATGCCGATCATGGGCGCAGGTCTTGCAATCGTCTTCCTGGGCGAACATCTGCGAAGCTTCCATGCGATCGGAATGGCGCTGATTGTTGGCGGCATTCTTCTCGCTGGCAGGGGTAGCAAGCCGCTGGCGGGAGCTGTCGTTTCTTCGAAGACAGACAATATCGAACGACGAGATGAAAGTGAGTGA
- a CDS encoding uroporphyrinogen-III synthase → MSDRSPTNTKDPAFRPRIWVTRTSPDNEKTAGALRQLGFDALALPALRADGLPAKTLDEQPDAIVFTSVNGVRHHSICPALLDIPVFAVGNRTAQSAALAGYTRVVSADGDVSDLERLIVQSLPPGSRLLHLSARRPAGDLTGNLDRREYRAIRMAVYETRENTVADLLAYLPGLERISGIMIHSPRAGRVVRCCLDRFPRRFDGVVYCISDAAAAHFLGMEGIDIRVAARPDEAAMLNLIGNT, encoded by the coding sequence GTGAGTGATCGTTCCCCGACAAACACGAAGGATCCCGCGTTCCGGCCGAGGATTTGGGTCACCCGCACGTCGCCGGACAACGAAAAGACTGCGGGTGCCCTGCGGCAGTTAGGGTTCGATGCGCTGGCTTTGCCCGCTCTGCGCGCCGACGGTCTCCCAGCGAAAACATTGGACGAGCAGCCCGATGCGATCGTGTTCACATCGGTAAATGGTGTGCGCCATCATTCTATCTGCCCGGCACTTCTCGATATTCCGGTTTTCGCTGTTGGCAACAGAACAGCGCAGAGTGCCGCGCTGGCAGGATATACTAGAGTCGTTTCTGCGGATGGCGACGTCTCCGATTTGGAGCGGCTGATTGTTCAGTCTCTTCCCCCGGGTAGCCGACTTCTGCATCTTTCAGCACGACGACCGGCTGGGGACCTGACAGGTAATCTGGATCGAAGGGAGTATCGCGCCATACGGATGGCAGTCTACGAGACGCGTGAAAACACTGTTGCGGATCTCCTCGCATACCTCCCAGGTCTGGAGCGGATTAGCGGAATTATGATCCACTCGCCACGCGCGGGTCGCGTCGTGAGGTGCTGCCTTGATCGGTTTCCAAGGCGGTTTGATGGCGTCGTCTATTGCATCTCCGATGCAGCTGCTGCTCACTTCCTGGGAATGGAAGGGATCGATATCCGCGTCGCAGCAAGGCCTGACGAAGCTGCAATGCTCAATCTGATTGGCAACACGTGA
- a CDS encoding DUF488 domain-containing protein, whose translation MPTFLTIGHSNRDAETVIAMLKGAGVDMLADVRAFPRSRSNPAFNIDSFPALLDEHDIAYRHFDKLGGRRKRQDDVNPALNGYWRVQSFHNYADYALSGEFQSAIENIVNLADDCRVALMCSEAVWWRCHRRIIADHLMARGHEVIHLMTPKRRDEAEMTEGAIIRQSDEVVYPSSGYMSELIEPIPLCRYERLAIRENELRALRADQASRSSSSPDETTS comes from the coding sequence ATGCCGACTTTTCTTACGATCGGCCATTCCAACCGGGACGCGGAAACCGTCATTGCCATGCTGAAAGGAGCAGGGGTGGACATGCTGGCCGATGTCCGGGCTTTCCCCCGCTCCCGCTCCAATCCCGCATTCAACATCGATTCCTTCCCCGCGCTGCTCGATGAGCACGACATCGCCTATAGGCACTTCGATAAACTTGGCGGCAGAAGGAAACGGCAAGATGATGTGAATCCGGCGCTGAACGGATACTGGCGCGTCCAGAGCTTCCATAACTACGCCGACTATGCGTTGAGCGGCGAATTCCAGTCGGCGATCGAGAACATCGTTAACTTAGCGGATGACTGTCGGGTGGCGCTGATGTGTTCCGAGGCCGTCTGGTGGCGATGCCATAGGCGTATCATTGCCGATCATCTCATGGCTCGCGGTCATGAAGTTATCCATCTCATGACGCCGAAGCGCAGGGATGAGGCCGAGATGACGGAGGGGGCCATCATTCGCCAATCTGATGAGGTTGTCTATCCAAGCTCGGGTTACATGAGTGAGCTGATCGAGCCCATTCCGCTATGCCGATACGAAAGACTAGCGATCCGCGAAAATGAACTTCGTGCGCTTCGCGCGGATCAGGCTAGTCGTTCGAGCAGCTCTCCAGACGAAACAACCTCGTAA
- a CDS encoding hypervirulence associated TUDOR domain-containing protein, with amino-acid sequence MAKYAVGDHISWNSEAGRVSGTISKVHQSDFDYKGYTRRASKDEPQYEIESDKTDHVAAHKESALTKLKS; translated from the coding sequence ATGGCAAAATATGCAGTCGGAGATCATATCAGCTGGAATTCTGAGGCAGGACGAGTCAGCGGGACCATCTCCAAGGTTCACCAGTCGGACTTTGACTACAAGGGTTACACCCGTCGTGCCTCGAAAGATGAGCCGCAATATGAGATCGAAAGCGACAAGACCGATCATGTCGCAGCGCACAAAGAAAGTGCGTTGACCAAGCTGAAAAGCTGA
- a CDS encoding FMN-binding glutamate synthase family protein: MRLDDAWALPVFLLLALFCVLGVIDLTQTKHAVRRNYPIIGRLRWAFEKIRPEIRQYLIEGDDDQTPFSRAQRSLVYARAKDEVSDRPFGTLADVYKNGYEFISHSTKPKALADPDSFRVPIGGSDARDPYMASIFNISAMSFGSLSANAIRALNKGAKLGNFAHDTGEGGISPYHRENGGDLIWEIGSGYFGCRTEQGNFDPIRFADNAADPQVKMIELKLSQGAKPGHGGILPGEKVSPEIAATRGIPVGVDCISPAEHSAFSSPIEMMHFLAQLRTLAKGKPVGFKLCVGHPWEFMGMVKAMRETGIFPDFIVVDGAEGGTGAAPVEFADNLGMPMRESLLFVHNTLVGAGVRDRIKIGAAGKIVSAFDIAAVLGLGADWTNAGRGFMFALGCIQSLSCHTNRCPVGVATQDPLRQRALVVPDKAERVRRFHGNTLRALAEMTAAAGLSHPSELGPHHLVRRVSLTEIRLFSQLHIFLENGELLSGSHDRDFYSAAWKLARSDRFELAA, from the coding sequence ATGAGGCTTGACGATGCGTGGGCATTGCCAGTCTTTCTGCTTCTTGCCCTATTTTGCGTTTTGGGTGTCATCGACCTTACGCAAACAAAACATGCTGTGCGCCGCAACTATCCCATCATCGGTCGCCTGCGGTGGGCCTTCGAAAAAATCAGGCCGGAAATTCGACAGTATCTGATCGAAGGCGACGACGATCAAACGCCCTTTTCAAGAGCGCAACGCTCCCTAGTCTACGCCCGCGCGAAGGACGAGGTTAGCGACCGTCCATTTGGAACCTTGGCTGACGTCTACAAGAACGGCTACGAATTCATTTCGCATTCCACCAAGCCAAAGGCCTTGGCTGATCCCGACAGCTTTAGAGTTCCGATCGGGGGAAGCGACGCGCGCGATCCCTACATGGCGTCGATCTTTAACATCTCTGCAATGAGTTTCGGTTCGCTGAGCGCCAACGCCATTCGGGCACTCAACAAAGGCGCCAAATTAGGGAATTTTGCCCACGACACCGGCGAAGGCGGGATCAGTCCCTACCACCGCGAGAATGGGGGCGATCTCATCTGGGAAATTGGCAGCGGCTATTTCGGTTGTCGGACCGAGCAAGGTAACTTTGACCCAATCCGTTTTGCAGACAACGCTGCCGACCCTCAGGTCAAGATGATCGAATTGAAGTTGAGCCAGGGTGCCAAGCCCGGCCACGGTGGCATTCTTCCTGGTGAGAAGGTTAGCCCAGAAATCGCCGCCACGCGCGGTATTCCCGTTGGGGTCGATTGCATATCTCCCGCCGAACATTCGGCATTCTCATCGCCCATCGAGATGATGCATTTTCTTGCGCAGCTTCGGACACTCGCAAAAGGCAAGCCGGTAGGTTTCAAGCTTTGCGTCGGGCATCCTTGGGAATTCATGGGGATGGTCAAGGCAATGCGCGAAACCGGGATATTCCCAGACTTCATCGTCGTCGATGGCGCGGAAGGCGGAACCGGGGCGGCTCCGGTCGAGTTCGCCGACAACCTCGGCATGCCGATGCGGGAAAGCCTCCTGTTCGTTCACAACACGCTCGTAGGTGCGGGCGTTCGAGACCGGATCAAGATCGGCGCGGCCGGAAAGATCGTAAGTGCATTCGACATCGCCGCAGTCCTCGGTCTAGGCGCAGACTGGACCAATGCCGGGCGCGGCTTCATGTTCGCACTTGGGTGCATCCAGTCTCTTTCGTGCCATACCAACCGCTGCCCTGTGGGCGTTGCCACGCAGGATCCGTTGCGCCAGCGGGCATTGGTCGTGCCTGACAAGGCGGAGCGGGTTCGCCGCTTCCATGGCAATACGTTGCGGGCGCTTGCGGAAATGACCGCTGCCGCAGGTCTTTCGCACCCATCCGAATTGGGACCGCACCATCTCGTGCGACGGGTTTCGTTGACCGAAATACGGCTTTTCTCGCAGCTGCACATTTTCCTCGAAAATGGTGAGTTGCTGTCAGGATCGCACGACCGGGATTTTTACAGCGCCGCCTGGAAGCTCGCACGGTCCGATCGGTTCGAGCTTGCAGCGTGA
- a CDS encoding HPP family protein, translated as MAPFSEPGYTMFCSRFFTPILAGATLRDRLIACVGGIAGIALTSLISWSFLPDSLALLFLVAPMGASAVLVFAVPASPLAQPWPVIGGNTLSALIGVACAQVIAIPHVAAGLAVGFAILGMSLTRSLHPPGGAAALTAVIGGQQVAAAGFEFAFLPVALNAVCLVIVGIVFHRGSGHSYPHKPQPVAGHFLLERDLAPPHSQDIAAALADLGETFDIGAEDLELIVRRVDYHAARRRKAGDQKTDYATSAAKT; from the coding sequence TTGGCACCGTTCAGTGAGCCGGGTTACACCATGTTTTGCAGCCGTTTCTTTACTCCCATCCTTGCAGGAGCCACCCTGCGCGATCGTCTTATCGCATGCGTTGGAGGTATTGCAGGGATTGCCCTAACCAGCCTGATTTCTTGGAGCTTTTTGCCTGACAGCCTCGCCCTGCTTTTCTTGGTGGCGCCTATGGGCGCATCGGCAGTATTGGTGTTTGCGGTGCCAGCTAGTCCACTCGCGCAACCTTGGCCGGTTATCGGAGGAAATACGCTTTCAGCCTTGATCGGCGTGGCTTGTGCTCAAGTCATAGCGATCCCGCATGTCGCAGCGGGACTGGCGGTCGGTTTCGCGATTCTCGGTATGTCGCTGACTCGTAGCTTGCATCCGCCGGGAGGGGCAGCCGCATTGACAGCTGTTATTGGAGGACAACAGGTTGCGGCAGCAGGATTTGAGTTTGCATTTCTGCCAGTCGCTCTAAATGCAGTCTGCCTTGTCATAGTCGGTATCGTTTTTCACCGGGGGTCAGGGCACAGTTATCCCCATAAGCCACAACCGGTTGCTGGACATTTCCTGCTCGAGCGCGACCTGGCGCCTCCGCACTCCCAAGACATAGCGGCGGCGTTGGCCGATTTGGGGGAGACGTTCGACATAGGAGCAGAAGATCTAGAACTGATCGTTCGCCGCGTAGATTATCACGCAGCAAGACGTCGCAAAGCCGGGGATCAAAAAACTGATTACGCAACATCCGCTGCAAAGACGTAA